One region of Streptomyces rishiriensis genomic DNA includes:
- a CDS encoding acyl-CoA dehydrogenase family protein, with translation MPGRVPAPVDRSLPTAEARALMTLVRDIARREIAPAAAEEEDAGRFPRELFTLLSASGLLGLPYDSAHGGGDQPYEVYLQVVEELASARLTVGLGVSVHTLASYALAAYGTDAQRATHLPAMLGGGSLGAYCLSEPSAGSDAASLRTRAVREGDGDWVITGTKAWITHAGLADFYTVLARSGGAGASGITAFLVPGDAAGLSVAAPERKMGLKGSPTAQVHLDGVRIPDDRRIGDEGQGFAIALAALDSGRLGIAACAVGLAQAALDEAVAWATRRRQFGRPIADFQGLRFLLADMATRIEAGRALYLAAARRRDAGRPFGREAAMAKLHCSDAAMQVTIDAVQVLGGYGYTADFPVERYLREAKVLQIVEGTNQIQRTVIARHLLGPDTR, from the coding sequence ATGCCCGGCCGTGTGCCGGCTCCCGTGGACCGTTCCCTGCCCACGGCCGAGGCCCGGGCACTCATGACACTGGTGCGGGACATCGCCCGACGCGAGATCGCACCGGCCGCCGCCGAGGAGGAGGACGCCGGGCGCTTCCCGCGCGAGCTGTTCACCCTGCTGTCCGCATCGGGTCTGCTCGGTCTGCCGTACGACTCCGCGCACGGCGGCGGCGACCAGCCCTACGAGGTGTACCTCCAGGTCGTCGAAGAGCTCGCCTCGGCCCGCCTCACCGTCGGACTGGGCGTGAGCGTCCACACGCTGGCCTCATACGCGCTGGCCGCGTACGGCACGGACGCGCAGCGGGCCACGCACCTGCCCGCCATGCTCGGCGGCGGAAGCCTCGGCGCGTACTGCCTCTCCGAGCCGTCCGCCGGTTCGGACGCGGCCTCGCTGCGGACCAGGGCCGTGCGGGAGGGCGACGGGGACTGGGTGATCACCGGCACCAAGGCCTGGATCACCCACGCCGGGCTGGCCGACTTCTACACCGTCCTGGCCCGTAGCGGCGGCGCGGGCGCGTCGGGGATCACCGCGTTCCTGGTGCCCGGCGACGCGGCGGGGCTGAGCGTCGCGGCCCCTGAGCGCAAGATGGGACTCAAGGGCTCGCCCACCGCCCAGGTGCATCTGGACGGGGTCCGGATCCCCGACGACCGGCGCATCGGCGACGAGGGCCAGGGCTTCGCGATCGCCCTGGCCGCGCTGGACTCGGGGCGGCTCGGCATCGCGGCCTGCGCGGTCGGCCTCGCGCAGGCCGCGCTCGACGAGGCCGTCGCCTGGGCGACCCGGCGACGGCAGTTCGGGCGGCCGATCGCCGACTTCCAGGGGCTGCGCTTCCTGCTCGCCGACATGGCGACCCGGATCGAGGCGGGCCGGGCGCTGTATCTGGCGGCCGCGCGGCGTCGGGACGCGGGGCGGCCGTTCGGCCGGGAGGCGGCCATGGCCAAGCTCCACTGCTCCGACGCGGCCATGCAGGTCACCATCGACGCCGTACAGGTCCTCGGCGGGTACGGCTACACCGCCGACTTCCCCGTCGAGCGCTACCTGCGCGAGGCCAAGGTGCTCCAGATCGTGGAGGGCACGAACCAGATCCAGCGGACGGTCATCGCCCGTCACCTGCTGGGTCCGGATACCCGCTGA
- a CDS encoding TetR/AcrR family transcriptional regulator → MNISDQREVARPRARGTERSLARRAELISIGRKLFADTSYDALSMDDIARQAHVAKGLIYYYFQSKRGYYLAIIQDSVADLVTFAAGGHELPQVDRVHRTIDSYLRYAEHNQAAYRTIVSGGVGFDTEVHAIRDGVRAAIVATIAEGAYGSGDIPALPRMGLLAWVCSVEGATLEWIARAELSREVMGELLVKTLGGSLRAIEELDPAFAAPKPARREV, encoded by the coding sequence TTGAATATCAGTGATCAGCGCGAAGTTGCCCGTCCCCGGGCACGCGGCACCGAGCGTTCACTGGCGCGCCGCGCCGAACTCATCTCCATCGGGCGGAAGTTGTTCGCCGACACGTCCTACGACGCGCTCTCGATGGATGACATCGCCCGGCAGGCGCATGTCGCCAAGGGGCTGATCTACTACTACTTCCAGTCCAAGCGCGGCTACTACCTGGCGATCATCCAGGACTCCGTCGCCGACCTGGTCACCTTCGCGGCGGGCGGCCACGAACTGCCCCAGGTGGACCGGGTGCACCGCACCATCGACAGCTATCTGCGCTACGCCGAGCACAATCAGGCCGCCTACCGCACGATCGTCAGCGGAGGCGTCGGCTTCGACACCGAGGTGCACGCCATCCGGGACGGGGTGCGCGCGGCGATCGTGGCGACCATCGCCGAGGGCGCGTACGGCAGCGGCGACATCCCGGCACTGCCCCGCATGGGCCTGCTCGCCTGGGTGTGCAGCGTCGAGGGGGCCACCCTGGAGTGGATCGCCCGCGCGGAACTCTCCCGCGAGGTCATGGGCGAGCTGCTGGTGAAGACCCTCGGCGGCTCCCTGCGCGCCATCGAGGAACTCGACCCCGCCTTCGCGGCGCCGAAGCCGGCCCGCCGCGAGGTCTGA
- a CDS encoding hemolysin family protein has translation MTIPLLLLAAAFLLILANGFFVAAEFGLITVERPDAEKAAAEGDRRAHTVVESLKELSFQLSGTQLGITITSLVVGMLAEPALAELLHGPFTAIGIPEGAVSGVAVVVGMLLASAVQMVIGELVPKNWAVSKPLQVARFVAGPQAGFSRLFRPVIAALNTVANRLVRALGIEPTAELASARTPGELVSLARHSAQAGALEQDTADLFVRTLSLAELTAQHVMTPRVKVSALQSSATAEDVVNLTRATGLSRFPVYREKIDEIVGMVHLKDALAVPVRDRLRTPIGRIARPALLVPETLPVKPLLARLRSEQPIAVVVDEYGGTAGVVTLEDIVEEIVGEVRDEHDGQDTPELAAAPPEEGRPAWDVDGSCRVDTLQRIGLEVPEGPYETVAGLVADLLGRIPAVGDRADLPGWRLSVRRVGHYRAERVRLVRTGQVVEVAR, from the coding sequence ATGACCATCCCCTTGCTGCTCCTGGCAGCCGCGTTCCTGCTCATCCTCGCCAACGGCTTCTTCGTCGCCGCGGAGTTCGGCCTCATCACGGTCGAGCGACCGGACGCCGAGAAGGCCGCCGCCGAGGGCGACAGGCGAGCCCACACGGTCGTCGAGTCGCTGAAGGAACTGTCCTTCCAGCTCTCCGGCACGCAGCTCGGCATCACCATCACCTCCCTCGTCGTCGGCATGCTCGCCGAACCGGCGCTGGCCGAGCTGCTGCACGGGCCGTTCACCGCGATCGGCATCCCCGAGGGCGCCGTCTCCGGTGTCGCCGTGGTCGTCGGCATGCTGCTGGCCTCCGCCGTGCAGATGGTGATCGGCGAACTCGTGCCCAAGAACTGGGCGGTGTCCAAGCCCCTCCAGGTCGCGCGCTTCGTCGCGGGCCCGCAGGCCGGCTTCTCCCGCCTCTTCCGGCCGGTGATCGCCGCGCTCAACACCGTCGCCAACCGCCTGGTGCGCGCGCTGGGCATCGAGCCCACCGCGGAGCTCGCCTCCGCGCGGACACCCGGTGAACTCGTCTCGCTGGCCCGTCACTCGGCCCAGGCCGGGGCGCTCGAACAGGACACGGCCGACCTCTTCGTCCGCACCCTGTCGCTGGCCGAGCTGACCGCTCAGCACGTCATGACCCCGCGGGTGAAGGTGAGCGCCCTCCAGTCGTCGGCCACCGCCGAGGACGTGGTCAACCTGACCCGCGCCACCGGCCTGTCCCGGTTCCCCGTCTACCGCGAGAAGATCGACGAGATCGTCGGCATGGTCCATCTCAAGGACGCCCTGGCGGTCCCTGTCCGCGACCGGCTGCGTACCCCGATCGGCCGTATCGCCCGTCCGGCGCTGCTGGTCCCGGAGACGCTGCCCGTCAAGCCGCTGCTGGCCCGGCTGCGCAGCGAGCAGCCGATCGCCGTCGTCGTCGACGAGTACGGCGGCACGGCCGGCGTGGTCACCCTGGAGGACATCGTCGAGGAGATCGTCGGCGAGGTCCGCGACGAGCACGACGGCCAGGACACGCCCGAACTCGCCGCCGCCCCGCCCGAGGAGGGCAGGCCCGCCTGGGACGTGGACGGCAGCTGCCGGGTCGACACCCTCCAGCGCATAGGCCTGGAGGTCCCCGAGGGGCCGTACGAGACGGTCGCCGGGCTGGTCGCCGATCTGCTCGGCCGCATCCCGGCCGTCGGCGACCGGGCCGACCTGCCCGGCTGGCGGCTCTCCGTGCGCCGGGTCGGGCACTACCGCGCCGAGCGGGTCCGCCTGGTGCGCACCGGCCAGGTCGTGGAGGTCGCCCGATGA
- a CDS encoding PH domain-containing protein: MSDLPNLPVTFRPGRTRVVLLTAGVVILLVISTVAMLLEQLGPGERLSFILTGALIFWVLARLARVRVVADDRGVTVVNIAGGRRLDWAEIVQVNLRPGDPWVFLNLSDGTSLPALGIQPGIDKQQAIADARTLRALAEARSVRDPEASTEQDQG; the protein is encoded by the coding sequence ATGTCCGACCTGCCGAACCTCCCCGTCACCTTCCGGCCCGGCCGCACCCGTGTGGTGCTGCTCACGGCCGGAGTGGTGATCCTCCTCGTCATCTCCACCGTGGCGATGCTGCTGGAGCAGCTCGGCCCGGGGGAGCGGCTCAGTTTCATCCTCACCGGCGCCCTCATCTTCTGGGTGCTGGCCCGGCTCGCCCGGGTGCGGGTCGTCGCCGACGACCGCGGTGTCACCGTCGTGAACATCGCAGGCGGGCGGCGCCTGGACTGGGCCGAGATCGTCCAGGTGAACCTCCGTCCGGGCGATCCCTGGGTGTTCCTCAACCTCAGCGACGGCACCAGCCTGCCGGCCCTCGGTATCCAGCCGGGCATCGACAAGCAGCAGGCCATCGCCGACGCGCGCACCCTGCGGGCGCTCGCGGAAGCCCGGTCCGTCCGGGACCCCGAGGCGTCCACAGAGCAAGATCAGGGCTGA
- a CDS encoding AAA family ATPase, giving the protein MDFGTQGPDAPADLAWLRGVDAYTMGAYPQAEEEFRTAVRIDPGMADGWLGLHALRVDTTTALLRMFRHRERFGEQRTRHRRTLNSWYWLGWWVQPVLESPRDLLLAHASHWLDGRHVPELDRALAGLPPVDTDHQVRFLHACRAYLVKDWEQLVRHTDPLLDDTLLGIEAGLFGGMARVRLEMYGQAEPLLSSALMRCRSEQPQRKELRYWLARAHEGTGRSAAALPLYRAVHRVDAAFMDTSARLAAIAEGDGYDDPADFAAITLTGVGQDMVDGPDGFDPLFGTEGRDLRLTEPSDLPPVVPLPSVTDPAVREKSGAPSSLPAGPTDPALLEEALAELERMVGLEPVKRQVKALSAQLNMARLRTGQGLPVQPPKRHFVFSGPSGTGKTTVARILGRVFYALGLLGGDHLVEAQRADLVGEYLGQTAVKANELIDSALGGVLFVDEAYSLSNSGYGKGDAYGDEALQVLLKRAEDNRDHLVVILAGYPEGMDRLLAANPGLSSRFTTRVDFPSYRPLELTSIGEVLAAENGDAWDEEALDELRSIAGHVVDQGWIDELGNGRFLRTLYEKSCAYRDLRLSAYPGALTRDDLATLRLPDLMQAYGEVLSGRGPQDPAL; this is encoded by the coding sequence ATGGACTTCGGCACGCAGGGCCCCGACGCCCCGGCGGACCTCGCCTGGCTGCGAGGCGTGGACGCCTACACGATGGGCGCCTATCCACAGGCGGAGGAGGAGTTCCGCACCGCGGTGCGGATCGATCCCGGGATGGCCGACGGCTGGCTCGGGCTGCACGCGCTGCGCGTCGACACGACGACCGCGCTGCTCAGGATGTTCCGGCACCGCGAGCGCTTCGGCGAGCAGCGGACCCGGCACCGCCGCACCCTCAACTCCTGGTACTGGCTGGGCTGGTGGGTGCAACCGGTGCTGGAGAGTCCGCGCGACCTGCTGCTGGCGCACGCCTCGCACTGGCTGGACGGCCGCCATGTGCCCGAGCTGGACCGGGCGCTCGCCGGACTGCCCCCCGTCGACACCGATCACCAGGTCCGCTTCCTGCACGCCTGCCGCGCCTACCTGGTCAAGGACTGGGAGCAACTGGTCCGGCACACCGACCCACTGCTCGACGACACTTTGCTGGGTATCGAGGCCGGTCTGTTCGGCGGGATGGCACGGGTCCGCCTGGAGATGTACGGACAGGCCGAGCCCCTGCTGTCCTCGGCCCTGATGCGCTGCCGCAGCGAGCAGCCGCAGCGCAAGGAACTGCGGTACTGGCTGGCCAGGGCGCATGAGGGAACGGGCCGTTCGGCGGCGGCTCTCCCCCTGTACCGGGCGGTGCACCGCGTCGACGCCGCCTTCATGGACACCTCGGCCCGGCTCGCCGCGATCGCCGAGGGCGACGGATACGACGATCCCGCCGACTTCGCGGCGATCACCCTCACCGGGGTCGGGCAGGACATGGTGGACGGCCCGGACGGCTTCGACCCGCTGTTCGGCACCGAGGGCCGGGATCTGCGGCTCACCGAGCCCTCCGACCTGCCGCCCGTCGTTCCGCTGCCGTCGGTGACCGACCCGGCGGTGCGGGAGAAGAGCGGCGCTCCCTCCTCCCTGCCGGCCGGACCGACCGATCCCGCGTTACTCGAGGAAGCGCTCGCCGAACTGGAACGCATGGTGGGCCTGGAGCCGGTGAAACGCCAGGTCAAGGCACTGTCCGCGCAGCTCAACATGGCGCGGCTGCGCACCGGCCAGGGCCTTCCGGTCCAGCCGCCGAAGCGTCACTTCGTCTTCTCCGGCCCCTCCGGCACCGGCAAGACCACGGTGGCCCGGATCCTCGGCCGGGTCTTCTACGCCCTCGGCCTGCTGGGCGGCGACCATCTCGTGGAGGCCCAGCGGGCCGACCTGGTCGGTGAGTACCTCGGCCAGACGGCCGTGAAGGCCAACGAGCTGATCGACTCCGCCCTCGGGGGTGTGCTCTTCGTCGACGAGGCGTACTCGCTGTCGAACTCCGGTTACGGCAAGGGCGACGCGTACGGCGACGAGGCGCTTCAGGTGCTGCTGAAGCGGGCGGAGGACAACCGGGACCATCTGGTGGTGATCCTGGCCGGCTACCCGGAGGGCATGGACCGCCTGCTGGCCGCCAACCCCGGGCTGTCCTCCCGCTTCACCACCCGCGTCGACTTCCCCTCCTACCGGCCCCTGGAGCTCACCTCCATCGGTGAGGTGCTGGCCGCGGAGAACGGCGACGCGTGGGACGAGGAAGCCCTGGACGAGCTGCGCTCGATCGCCGGGCACGTCGTGGACCAGGGCTGGATCGACGAACTGGGCAACGGGCGGTTCCTGCGGACCCTGTACGAGAAGAGCTGCGCCTACCGGGATCTGCGGCTGTCGGCCTACCCGGGCGCTCTGACCCGGGACGACCTGGCGACCTTGCGGCTGCCGGATCTGATGCAGGCGTACGGGGAGGTGCTGTCGGGGAGGGGGCCGCAGGATCCGGCGCTGTGA
- a CDS encoding peptidase C39 family protein yields MSRAEQPSRRTVLAASLAVAVAGGSAPAATAADTAGTTAAGPAPAPARTVDHRSWTTYADWRSGTAKGTRAVAGLRPGVVVGTPLGTVDYTDPHTGTTATWEYATWTSPVQKLAVPATEAIASWNASTPAGTWLQIELKGAYSDGTDTPWYVMGRWASGDQDIKRTSVDDQTDGRSTVWTDTFAIDDASTGLRLASCRLRLTLYRRPGTRLTPTVWRLGVMGSDVPDRFTVPASVPGLAQELTVPRYSQEIHLGQYPEYDSGGEAWCSPTSSQMIVEYWGGRLTAEQLAWVDPSYADPQVCHAARYTYDHQYGGCGNWPFNAAYAATFEDLQGVVTRLRSLTDLETLIVAGIPAITSQSFLKEELTGAGYGTSGHLMTVIGFTAEGDVIANDPFSADDAAVRRVYRRREFENIWLRTKRYNASGKVASGTGGVCYLYFPTRPTARQRKALTAVGVPV; encoded by the coding sequence ATGAGCAGAGCCGAACAGCCGTCCCGCAGAACCGTCCTCGCCGCCTCGCTCGCCGTCGCGGTGGCAGGGGGCTCGGCCCCGGCCGCCACGGCCGCCGACACGGCGGGCACGACGGCCGCCGGGCCGGCCCCGGCCCCGGCCCGGACCGTCGACCACCGCTCCTGGACCACGTACGCCGACTGGCGCTCCGGCACCGCCAAGGGCACCCGTGCCGTGGCGGGCCTGCGCCCGGGAGTCGTCGTCGGCACGCCGCTCGGCACGGTCGACTACACCGACCCGCACACCGGCACAACGGCCACCTGGGAGTACGCCACCTGGACGTCCCCGGTCCAGAAACTCGCCGTCCCCGCGACGGAGGCGATCGCCTCCTGGAACGCGAGCACCCCGGCCGGTACCTGGCTCCAGATCGAGCTGAAGGGCGCGTACTCCGACGGCACGGACACCCCGTGGTACGTGATGGGCCGCTGGGCCTCCGGCGACCAGGACATCAAGCGCACCTCGGTCGACGACCAGACCGACGGCCGGAGCACGGTCTGGACCGACACCTTCGCGATCGACGACGCCTCGACCGGCCTTCGCCTAGCCTCCTGCCGCCTCCGTCTCACGCTGTACCGCCGCCCCGGCACCAGGCTCACCCCGACCGTGTGGCGGCTGGGCGTGATGGGCTCCGACGTCCCGGACCGGTTCACCGTCCCGGCCTCCGTGCCGGGCCTGGCGCAGGAGCTGACCGTCCCGCGCTACTCCCAGGAGATCCACCTCGGGCAGTACCCCGAGTACGACAGCGGCGGCGAGGCCTGGTGCAGCCCCACCTCCTCGCAGATGATCGTCGAGTACTGGGGCGGGCGGCTCACCGCGGAGCAGCTGGCGTGGGTGGACCCGTCCTACGCCGACCCGCAGGTCTGCCACGCGGCCAGGTACACGTACGACCACCAGTACGGCGGCTGCGGCAACTGGCCGTTCAACGCCGCCTACGCGGCCACCTTCGAGGACCTCCAGGGTGTGGTCACCCGGCTCCGCTCGCTCACCGACCTGGAGACGCTGATCGTGGCGGGGATCCCGGCCATAACGTCCCAGTCCTTCCTCAAGGAGGAGCTCACGGGCGCGGGATACGGCACCTCCGGGCACCTGATGACCGTGATCGGCTTCACGGCGGAGGGCGATGTGATCGCCAACGACCCGTTCTCGGCGGACGACGCGGCGGTGCGGCGTGTCTACCGGCGGCGGGAGTTCGAGAACATCTGGCTCAGGACCAAGCGGTACAACGCGAGCGGGAAGGTCGCCTCCGGCACCGGAGGCGTCTGCTATCTGTACTTCCCGACGCGTCCGACGGCCCGCCAGCGCAAGGCCCTCACGGCGGTGGGGGTCCCCGTGTGA
- a CDS encoding SCO1431 family membrane protein, producing MTAQTATATRARTGGPETDGPKVLEHLMGWVLVAVVAMLVTQLGLL from the coding sequence ATGACCGCACAGACAGCCACCGCCACCCGCGCCCGCACCGGCGGCCCCGAGACCGACGGCCCGAAGGTCCTCGAGCACCTCATGGGCTGGGTCCTCGTCGCGGTCGTCGCGATGCTGGTCACCCAGCTCGGACTGCTGTGA
- a CDS encoding hemolysin family protein, which translates to MSAFQLLFAALLVLANGFFVGAEFALVSVRRSQIEPLGTARARQVLYGLEHLPQMMAAAQFGITVCSLTLGAVAEPTVAQLLEPVLEAVHLPHGMIHPLGYVVALAAVVFFHLVIGEMVPKNLAMAAPEKAALWLSPGLVAFARVCRPITVALGACARGILRLFHVEPRDEVEAVVTSEQLNRLLEDSGQAGLLDPEEQERLEDALELGSRPVTDVLLKRESLVTVSPSVTPGRIVELTARTGYSRFPVAAENGAFMGYLHVKDVLDLEDSERAVPQQVWRPMTTLRSELPLDDALTVMRRAATHLAQVADASGRVLGLVALEDVLELLVGEVTDPAHREVSGIRLTEPRGSSPKVSAPAVQGGGPSSPEEALAS; encoded by the coding sequence ATGAGCGCCTTCCAGCTTCTCTTCGCCGCGCTGCTCGTGCTCGCCAACGGATTCTTCGTCGGCGCCGAGTTCGCGCTCGTCTCCGTCCGCCGCAGCCAGATCGAGCCGCTGGGCACGGCCCGGGCCCGTCAGGTCCTCTACGGTCTGGAACACCTGCCCCAGATGATGGCGGCGGCCCAGTTCGGCATCACCGTCTGCTCCCTCACCCTGGGCGCGGTCGCCGAACCGACCGTCGCCCAGCTGCTGGAGCCGGTCCTCGAGGCGGTCCACCTCCCGCACGGCATGATCCACCCGCTGGGCTATGTGGTGGCCCTCGCGGCCGTGGTCTTCTTCCACCTCGTCATCGGCGAGATGGTGCCGAAGAACCTCGCCATGGCGGCCCCCGAGAAGGCCGCGCTGTGGCTCAGCCCCGGCCTGGTCGCCTTCGCCCGGGTCTGCCGGCCGATCACGGTGGCCCTCGGCGCCTGCGCCCGGGGCATCCTGCGGCTCTTCCACGTGGAGCCCAGGGACGAGGTGGAGGCCGTCGTCACCAGCGAGCAGCTGAACCGCCTGCTGGAGGACTCCGGCCAGGCCGGCCTCCTCGACCCCGAGGAGCAGGAGCGGCTGGAGGACGCCCTGGAGCTGGGCTCCCGCCCGGTGACGGACGTGCTGCTGAAGCGCGAGTCCCTGGTGACGGTCAGCCCGTCGGTCACCCCCGGAAGGATCGTCGAGCTGACCGCCCGTACCGGCTACTCCCGCTTCCCGGTGGCCGCGGAGAACGGCGCCTTCATGGGCTATCTGCACGTGAAGGACGTCCTCGACCTGGAGGACTCCGAGCGGGCGGTGCCGCAGCAGGTCTGGCGCCCCATGACGACGCTCCGCTCCGAGCTGCCGCTGGACGACGCGCTGACGGTGATGCGCCGGGCGGCGACCCATCTGGCGCAGGTGGCCGACGCGTCCGGCAGGGTGCTCGGTCTGGTCGCGCTGGAGGACGTGCTGGAGCTGCTGGTCGGCGAGGTCACCGACCCCGCGCACCGGGAGGTCTCCGGCATCCGGCTGACGGAGCCGAGGGGAAGCAGCCCCAAGGTGTCGGCCCCGGCCGTCCAGGGCGGCGGTCCCTCCTCCCCGGAGGAAGCGCTGGCGAGCTGA
- a CDS encoding glycoside hydrolase family 18 protein — protein sequence MHTPPRSRPRARFRTLLSAACCAALGAALLAGAGTATAGEPRPSESRADGSKVVGYFTDWGIYDRKYYVKNIETSGSADRLTHINYAFGNVTDGKCALGDSWADTDRPFTAEESVDGVADTADQPLSGNFNQLRKLKKLHPDLKVLWSFGGWSWSGGFGEAAKDPAAFARSCYDLVENSRWADVFDGVDIDWEYPNACGLTCDTSGREAFRDVMKALRAKFGKRELITAAITADATGGGKIEAADYGGAARYVDWYNPMTYDYFGAWAATGPTAPHSPLTSYPGIPQQGYDTAATIAKLKRLGIPSRKLLLGIGFYGRGWTGVTQAKPGGTATGPAAGTYEAGNEDYKVLKAKCPATGRVGGTAYAKCGNEWWSYDTPATVATKMKYRSGQKLGGTFFWELSGDTADGELIHAIK from the coding sequence ATGCACACCCCGCCCCGCTCCCGCCCCCGCGCCCGGTTCCGGACGCTGCTGTCCGCCGCCTGTTGCGCCGCGCTCGGCGCCGCCCTGCTGGCCGGCGCGGGCACCGCCACCGCCGGCGAACCCCGCCCCTCCGAGTCCCGTGCCGACGGCTCCAAGGTCGTGGGCTACTTCACCGACTGGGGCATCTACGACCGCAAGTACTACGTCAAGAACATCGAGACGTCCGGCTCCGCGGACCGGCTCACCCACATCAACTACGCCTTCGGCAACGTCACCGACGGCAAATGTGCCCTCGGCGACTCCTGGGCGGACACCGACCGGCCGTTCACCGCCGAGGAGTCCGTGGACGGCGTCGCGGACACCGCGGACCAGCCGCTCAGCGGCAACTTCAACCAGCTGCGCAAGCTGAAGAAGCTGCACCCGGACCTCAAGGTCCTCTGGTCGTTCGGCGGTTGGAGCTGGTCGGGCGGCTTCGGCGAGGCCGCCAAGGACCCGGCGGCCTTCGCCCGCTCCTGCTACGACCTGGTCGAGAACTCACGGTGGGCCGACGTCTTCGACGGCGTCGACATCGACTGGGAGTACCCGAACGCCTGCGGACTCACCTGCGACACCAGCGGCCGTGAGGCCTTCCGGGACGTCATGAAGGCGCTGCGCGCGAAGTTCGGCAAGCGCGAGCTGATCACGGCGGCGATCACCGCGGACGCGACCGGTGGCGGCAAGATCGAGGCGGCCGACTACGGGGGCGCGGCGCGCTACGTCGACTGGTACAACCCGATGACGTACGACTACTTCGGCGCGTGGGCGGCCACCGGGCCCACGGCACCGCACTCCCCGCTGACCTCGTACCCGGGCATCCCGCAGCAGGGCTACGACACCGCCGCCACGATCGCCAAGCTCAAGAGGCTGGGCATCCCGTCGCGGAAGCTGCTGCTCGGCATCGGCTTCTACGGGCGCGGCTGGACCGGCGTCACCCAGGCGAAGCCGGGCGGCACAGCCACCGGGCCCGCGGCGGGCACGTACGAGGCCGGAAACGAGGACTACAAGGTCCTCAAGGCCAAGTGCCCGGCCACCGGCCGGGTCGGTGGCACCGCCTACGCCAAGTGCGGGAACGAATGGTGGAGTTACGACACCCCCGCGACCGTCGCGACGAAGATGAAGTACCGGTCCGGGCAGAAGCTGGGCGGGACGTTCTTCTGGGAGCTGAGCGGGGACACGGCCGACGGTGAGCTGATCCACGCGATCAAGTAG
- a CDS encoding uridine kinase family protein, which translates to MRQLASRLRRLPPSCGPVRLIGVDGHAGSGKSTLAGRLAEALGGAPVLRLDDVASHDELFAWTGRLLAEVIEPFGRGETAHYAPYDWRARRFGPPRPLPAAPVVLVEGVGAGRRALRPFLACLLWMDLPPEEAWARGRSRDGEEQREFWDGWVAAEIRHFANDPSRPHAALLVRQLKEGYEVLPGPVGDLGPHQDVTHRDGPAAMW; encoded by the coding sequence ATCCGTCAGCTCGCCTCCCGCCTGCGCCGTCTGCCGCCGTCCTGCGGGCCGGTCCGGCTGATCGGGGTCGACGGGCACGCCGGCTCGGGGAAGTCCACGCTGGCCGGGAGGCTGGCCGAGGCGCTGGGGGGCGCGCCGGTGCTGCGGCTCGACGACGTCGCCAGCCACGACGAGCTGTTCGCCTGGACCGGGCGGCTGCTGGCCGAGGTCATCGAGCCGTTCGGCCGCGGCGAGACCGCGCACTACGCCCCCTACGACTGGCGCGCCCGCCGTTTCGGCCCGCCGCGGCCGCTGCCCGCGGCCCCCGTCGTCCTGGTCGAGGGGGTCGGCGCCGGCCGCCGCGCCCTGCGGCCGTTCCTGGCGTGTCTGCTGTGGATGGACCTGCCGCCCGAGGAGGCCTGGGCGCGCGGACGGTCCCGGGACGGGGAGGAGCAGCGGGAGTTCTGGGACGGGTGGGTCGCGGCCGAGATCCGTCACTTCGCCAATGATCCTTCGCGCCCCCATGCCGCCCTGTTGGTACGGCAGTTGAAGGAGGGATATGAGGTGCTGCCGGGGCCGGTGGGAGACCTTGGACCACACCAGGATGTCACCCACCGTGACGGACCGGCCGCGATGTGGTGA